A single region of the bacterium genome encodes:
- a CDS encoding 4Fe-4S dicluster domain-containing protein, with the protein MSDDGKLHDIRFAPTDGLTYNPNEPKYWDKAALQKELDRAFELCAGCRLCFKSCLSFTTLFDAVDQRGGVRALTDDTTRAVVEQCFQCKLCYTQCPYTEAEGHEFKLDFPRLMTRAKAVRRRAEGIPLRDRLMANPDLLGRVGCATAPLANWANRFRPNRAAMEVFGGIHRDKLLPRYESETFDAWFRRETGGADVTPDGRIKALLFETCFVDYNRPSLGQAAVRVLRHNDCQVACPKLECCGMPALDAGDVRLARRKAERNVRALLPWVERGFAVAVINPTCSLMIRDEYPRLLDDPADPALAEAARRVAAATKDISEFLFGLKQAGEFKEDFRSTPNGPIAYHAPCHLRMQAVGFRGRDLMRRIPGAQPRLVQECCGHDGTWAMKKEYFALAMKNGRKAFEGMDEAGAEIWTTDCPLAALQFEQARGVRPLHPVEVLDRAYRADGFPTPVAAQDK; encoded by the coding sequence ATGAGCGACGACGGCAAGCTGCACGACATCCGCTTCGCGCCGACCGACGGCCTGACCTACAACCCGAACGAGCCGAAGTACTGGGACAAGGCGGCGCTGCAGAAGGAGCTCGACCGCGCCTTCGAGCTCTGCGCCGGCTGCCGGCTCTGCTTCAAGTCCTGCCTGTCGTTCACGACGCTCTTCGACGCCGTGGACCAGCGCGGCGGCGTCCGCGCGCTGACCGACGACACGACGCGGGCCGTCGTGGAGCAGTGCTTCCAGTGCAAGCTCTGCTACACGCAGTGCCCCTACACCGAGGCCGAGGGGCACGAGTTCAAGCTCGACTTCCCGCGGCTGATGACCCGCGCCAAGGCGGTCCGCCGCCGCGCGGAAGGGATCCCGCTGCGCGACCGGCTGATGGCGAATCCGGACCTGCTCGGCCGCGTCGGCTGCGCCACGGCGCCGCTCGCCAACTGGGCCAACAGGTTCCGGCCGAACCGCGCGGCGATGGAGGTCTTCGGCGGCATCCACCGCGACAAGCTGCTGCCGCGCTACGAGTCGGAGACGTTCGACGCCTGGTTCCGCCGCGAGACCGGCGGCGCCGACGTCACGCCCGACGGGCGGATCAAGGCGCTGCTGTTCGAGACCTGCTTCGTGGACTACAACCGCCCCTCGCTCGGCCAGGCCGCCGTGCGCGTGCTGCGGCACAACGACTGCCAAGTCGCCTGCCCCAAGCTGGAGTGCTGCGGCATGCCGGCGCTCGACGCCGGCGACGTCCGCCTCGCCCGCCGCAAGGCGGAGCGCAACGTCCGCGCGCTCCTGCCGTGGGTCGAGCGCGGCTTCGCCGTCGCGGTGATCAACCCCACCTGCTCGCTGATGATCCGCGACGAGTACCCGCGCCTGCTCGACGACCCGGCGGATCCGGCGCTGGCCGAGGCGGCGCGCCGCGTGGCCGCGGCGACGAAGGACATCTCCGAGTTCCTCTTCGGCCTCAAGCAGGCGGGGGAGTTCAAGGAGGACTTCCGCTCGACGCCGAACGGGCCGATCGCCTACCACGCCCCCTGCCACCTGCGGATGCAGGCGGTCGGCTTCCGCGGGCGCGACCTGATGCGCCGGATCCCCGGCGCGCAGCCGCGGCTGGTGCAGGAGTGCTGCGGCCACGACGGCACGTGGGCGATGAAGAAGGAGTACTTCGCGCTGGCGATGAAGAACGGCCGCAAGGCGTTCGAGGGAATGGACGAGGCCGGCGCCGAGATCTGGACGACCGACTGCCCGCTCGCCGCGCTGCAGTTCGAGCAGGCGCGCGGGGTGCGGCCGCTGCATCCGGTCGAGGTGCTCGACCGCGCCTACCGCGCGGACGGCTTCCCCACGCCGGTCGCGGCGCAGGACAAGTGA